The stretch of DNA CCCCAAGCATGTTACTAGCGGGTAATACCACGCCGGGCCCCCGGCCCCGCCCCCGGGCGCCGCGGCGCGCCCCGGAGTCCGCCCGCCGCCCCGTCCGGTGATCCTCTCGGATCGCCGGGTCAAGGGTTCGGCCGGGTTCGCCCAATCATCCTGGAAAAGTTCGCCGCCCCGGGAACATCCGCCCCTCGCGCCGCGTTGAACCGCATGCAACCGACATTGAGTCGGGTCGACTCAAGTCATTTGACAGCCAGCTGCGGACGAAGCAAACTTACGCCCGAAGCACTCAACTTTGACGGAGGACGTACTCATGGCACGTGCGGTCGGTATCGACCTGGGAACCACGAACTCGGTCGTCTCGGTGCTGGAGGGCGGGGAGCCCGCGGTCATCGCCAACGCCGAAGGCGCGCGGACCACGCCGTCCGTCGTCGCGTTCGCCAAGAACGGCGAGGTACTCGTGGGCGAGGTCGCCAAGCGGCAGGCGGTGACCAACGTCGACCGGACCATCCGCTCGGTCAAGCGCCACATCGGCACCGACTGGTCCACCGAGATCGACGGCAAGACCTTCAACCCGCAGCAGATCAGCGCGTTCGTGCTGCAGAAGCTCAAGCGGGACGCCGAGGCCTACCTCGGCGAGGAGGTCACCGACGCGGTCATCACCGTGCCGGCGTACTTCAGCGACTCCCAGCGGCAGGCCACCAAGGAGGCCGGCACCATCGCGGGCCTCAACGTCCTGCGCATCATCAACGAGCCGACCTCGGCGGCGCTCGCCTACCACCTGGAGAAGGAGGACGAGGCCACCATCCTCGTCTACGACCTGGGCGGCGGCACCTTCGACGTGTCCCTGCTGGAGGTCGGCGACGGCGTCGTGGAGGTCAAGGCCACCAACGGCGACAACCACCTGGGCGGCGACGACTGGGACCAGGCCGTGGTCGACTGGCTGGTCGAGCGGTTCAAGAACGGCAACGGCGTCGACCTGTCCAAGGACAAGATGGCCCTGCAGCGGCTGCGCGAGGCCGCCGAGAAGGCCAAGATCGAGCTCTCCAGCTCCAGCGAGTCCACGATCAACCTGCCCTACATCACGGCCTCGGCCGAGGGCCCGCTGCACCTGGACGAGAAGCTCACCCGCGCCGAGTTCCAGCGGCTCACCGCCGACCTGCTCGAGCGGACCAAGGCCCCGTTCCACCAGGTCATCAAGGACGCCGGGATCAGCGTCGACAAGATCGACCACGTGGTCATGGTCGGCGGGTCCACCCGGATGCCGGCCGTCGTGGAGCTGGTCAAGGAGCTGACCGGCGGCAAGGAGCCGAACAAGGGCGTCAACCCCGACGAGGTCGTGGCCATCGGCGCCGCGCTCCAGGCCGGCGTGCTCAAGGGCGAGGTCAAGGACGTCCTGCTGCTGGACGTCACCCCGCTGTCGCTGGGCATCGAGACCAAGGGCGGCGTGTTCACCAAGCTCATCGAGAAGAACACCACCATCCCGACCAAGCGCTCGGAGATCTTCACCACGGCCGACGACAACCAGCCGTCCGTGCAGATCCAGGTCTACCAGGGCGAGCGCGAGATCGCCCAGTACAACAAGAAGCTGGGCGTCTTCGACCTGACCGGCCTGCCGCCGGCGCCGCGCGGCGTCCCGCAGATCGAGGTCACCTTCGACATCGACGCCAACGGCATCGTCAACGTGACCGCGAAGGACCTGGGCACCGGCAAGGAGCAGTCGGTCACCATCTCCGGCGGCTCGGCGATGTCCAAGGACGACATCGACCGGATGGTCCGCGAGGCCGAGCAGTACGCCGAGGAGGACCGCAAGCGCCGCGAGGAGGCCGAGGTCCGCAACAACGCCGAGTCCCTCGTCTACCAGACCGAGAAGGTCATCAAGGACAACGAGGACAAGATCCCGGCCGAGGTGAAGACCGAGACCGAGGGCGCCCTGGGCGAGCTCAAGAAGGCCCTGGAGGGCTCGGACATCGAGGCCATCCGCTCCGCCAGCGAGAAGGTCGCCCTGGCCAGCCAGAAGATCGGTTCGGCGATCTACGGCCAGCAGCAGGCCGCCGACGGCGCCTCCGGTGCCGGCGCCGCCCAGGACCAGGAGGAGCCGGACGTCGTCGACGCCGAGATCGTCGACGAGGACAACGGCAAGCGCGACGGGAACGCCTGACCGGCGGCCGGACTCTTCGAGGCAAGGAGGCGCAGCGAATGGCACTGCCGGAGAACGGGAACGGCGAGAAGGGGGAAGGGCCGGTGATCCGCGACAAGCGGCGCATCGATCCTGAGACCGGCGAGCTTCG from Nocardiopsis composta encodes:
- the dnaK gene encoding molecular chaperone DnaK; its protein translation is MARAVGIDLGTTNSVVSVLEGGEPAVIANAEGARTTPSVVAFAKNGEVLVGEVAKRQAVTNVDRTIRSVKRHIGTDWSTEIDGKTFNPQQISAFVLQKLKRDAEAYLGEEVTDAVITVPAYFSDSQRQATKEAGTIAGLNVLRIINEPTSAALAYHLEKEDEATILVYDLGGGTFDVSLLEVGDGVVEVKATNGDNHLGGDDWDQAVVDWLVERFKNGNGVDLSKDKMALQRLREAAEKAKIELSSSSESTINLPYITASAEGPLHLDEKLTRAEFQRLTADLLERTKAPFHQVIKDAGISVDKIDHVVMVGGSTRMPAVVELVKELTGGKEPNKGVNPDEVVAIGAALQAGVLKGEVKDVLLLDVTPLSLGIETKGGVFTKLIEKNTTIPTKRSEIFTTADDNQPSVQIQVYQGEREIAQYNKKLGVFDLTGLPPAPRGVPQIEVTFDIDANGIVNVTAKDLGTGKEQSVTISGGSAMSKDDIDRMVREAEQYAEEDRKRREEAEVRNNAESLVYQTEKVIKDNEDKIPAEVKTETEGALGELKKALEGSDIEAIRSASEKVALASQKIGSAIYGQQQAADGASGAGAAQDQEEPDVVDAEIVDEDNGKRDGNA